In the Elizabethkingia bruuniana genome, TGGAAACCCAAGCTCTTCACATACATTTTCCAGTATTCTTATATTGGCACTATGCGGAATCATCCATGTTATATCCTGCAAAGAGAGTTTATTCTTTTCCAGTAATCTCAGGATTTCTACAGGTAATGTGGATACAGCCCACTTGAAAACCGTTCTTCCGTTTTGGTGTATTTTTCCGTCATTTACAACGTTTTCTCCGTTTATGGAGGCATGTCCTTCCGATTTGTAGAGTTCCTTGCCATATGATCCGTCTGTGATAGTCGTTGAAGAGAAAAGTTGCTTCTGCTCCGACGCTTCTACTATCACTGCTCCGGCTCCGTCGCCAAAAAGAATGCAGGTTGTTCGGTCTGTAAAATCACAAATTTTGGATAATGTTTCGGCACCGGCTACCAGAATTTTTTTATAACTGCCAGAAGCTATAAGACCCTGAGCCATAATAATACCATATACAAATCCTGCGCAGCCTGCGGAAATATCAACACAACCCGCCTGCGGAATATTGAATCTGTCCTGAATTTTACTGGCAACACTTGGAAATTGCTGATCCGGCGTGCTGGTTGCTATAATAATGAAATCGATATCTGTGAGGCCTTTTTTATACTCCTTCTCCAGATTTTCAATGGCCTTGATACATAAATCGCTCGTATACTCATTTTCCTTACTGAAGTATCTTGTTTTGATACCAGTTCTGCTCGTAATCCATTCATCACTGGTTTCAATAATCTCTTCGAAATACTGATTGGTGATTTTGTTTTCAGGGATGTATATCCCGATCGATTCAATAGTTGCTTCCATGATTTTATCTTTAAATTTTATAACATACCAATCGGTATGTTGATGGTTAAAAAATTTTTAAATGCGTATTTGTTCTATAATGC is a window encoding:
- a CDS encoding ketoacyl-ACP synthase III, translating into MEATIESIGIYIPENKITNQYFEEIIETSDEWITSRTGIKTRYFSKENEYTSDLCIKAIENLEKEYKKGLTDIDFIIIATSTPDQQFPSVASKIQDRFNIPQAGCVDISAGCAGFVYGIIMAQGLIASGSYKKILVAGAETLSKICDFTDRTTCILFGDGAGAVIVEASEQKQLFSSTTITDGSYGKELYKSEGHASINGENVVNDGKIHQNGRTVFKWAVSTLPVEILRLLEKNKLSLQDITWMIPHSANIRILENVCEELGFPKEKCLQSVTDYGNTSAASIPIAWYNGIKDRKLQPGDLIVLAGFGSGLTFSGICLRNQIANKHLIQ